The genomic DNA TTTTTGATTGGTAATACTACCAATGTCATTTACTAAAGTATCTATCGACGCATTTTTGTTGTCTTTCCCagaatcattattatttaatgtcGAATTTTTGTTTACTGAAGTTTCATTGTTTTTATCAATAGAAATGTTCTTCATTTGCAAAACAATATTATCAGTTGAAGTGCTTGCATCATGAAACACTGCTGCAGGAGCGTGTTTAGGAGTTCGTAATGGTCCTTCACGTTCctgaaaaaggaaatatcaATAATAGGTAGATAAATCATAGCAAATTTAATTGGTCATAATAAAGTATAAACTCACTTTCTTTTGTTCAAAAGCACAGGTATCATTGCGGTTCTTATTGATGTTATTTTCTAAAGATGATAATCTCTGTCTTTCATATAACTTGAACTTCTTCTTTTCTGATTTTGACATGGCTATTGGTATTCTCagaacatttttcttttctgaagCAGCAAATGGATTGTATGAAGGATTgttctaaaaaaaaaacaattaaactTTAGAAATAACATCTGTACAATAAATTTTAGTTAATGGTCATGAAATGCTATCTCTTAATTTCTCTAAAATTAATAGTTCCCATACCCCAGACCAATCCTCTACATCATCCACAGTAGTCTGTAGATCACATGCTTGTTGTATTGAAACTGTTCCTACATTTTGTTCTGGTCCCAATATGTTTTGATAACACTGCACATTTCCACTACTTGGACATACTGTAAGATGATGCTATGATAATAAACAATAGCAgtattaaaatacaaaacgAATCACTTGTATAAGTTTATAATAACTGTACAAATGTTACAATTAAATTACCTCAAACTCTTCTGGAACCAACCGATGTGTCGCATCAAAAGGGCATACATCTTTCATATGCTTTGGATAATTTTTACTGCATTTGACTAAGTGCGTCTGAAACCGAGCTCTTAGTATACGATGTGACTCATTAAATGGGCATGTTACATAACTCTCAATACCATTCATTTCTCTGGAAAAgataataattgttttaaCTGTTTGCAATACACAATCATGAACAGTGCCATTGTTTCattaccatcaaacttttaCTTATAATACAACCAAATAGTAAATCATATAATAATACTTTAACTTAATTATCAGAGAagtaaatttgataaaatgtttatttgctaaaacgaaattatttttatatctttacccaatcataaaaattaaaaataaacaaagaaaAGTTGTTGCGCCATTACTTCTTGCGTACAATTAGGATATATACGTTACATTACCTTGGCTGATTTTGTATTTCTGTGaaatattacatataattttatttagatgATTTATAAATCATCGGATAAATGCTAATTATTACTGTCCAGTACTGTCTTTAATATTATTTGCTTTATGTAATATTAGTATGCAGCATTAGTAGCATGTAGGCCAGGTCGTCCAAGCACATCAAAGCTCCACTTCCACTCTTGTAAATCAGGCCCGCCAAGCTCACTCTTGTGAAgttgatgcaaattttaactcACCCCTGGACTTCCAGGCGGCGCTGATGTCGCTTCTCTGCATGCATAGCAGGGTTGAGCAGGGTTGAGTCAAAGAGCTCACTCTTTGGTTGGGTCATCTGAGCGGTTTCTAGagttttttacattttacagtGTTGCGTGTCCGTTCACGGTGTATAGGGATTTCTGGGGAATTGGGCGCAGGTAAGGTGATTCGTGGAGCGCGAAGGCGCTCCGCTCGCAAGGcgcgaaaataaaacaaataaactaTGTTCACTGTTGATTATAGTTTAATCTCAAGAACTTAATCAAGCTGTTTCAATCAAGTATGATATTGATTTTCGGCGTGAGAACAACTTTGCAGAGTCAAGcgacaaaatcattctgaaCGTTCTACGCTTAGCGGAGGAGATCTTCGCGCGTCGTCGGTCGATTCCCCTTCCTTGatggatcctggatcctccctcaggatcatccctcgtccaatggtggaggagtccaccccgtctcgcgtgggccccttctcctggctgtggtccaccctcaggcgcgtggaagtggaggcgctccgccaagacgctagaacgttgcagcgcacatgtgctacgagaaagcgtgggacccagagaaaataggaaaagacaagaccttgtacttgccaaaggcaactcttgaggaaatttacgaccctcttaaagtgcatgaaaagacaggatatcgaaaaagacttcgttacttttaaggaccgttcgtgacttggtcgaaaacaacgaattagctatagtctatcataaattagtcttttaggaatttactaagtgaaactattccattctctggatttccggccttctctcagctcgatcacccacgtcgaggggtttacaactttggctttgtttattttataatatgagCGTACACGCAGATGGTTTAAACTCCGCTCTTAATTTATAGCCATCGATACAAAAGGTCCTTGAAGAACAttcgagacatatcgatacaatagcctatcgataaatattcccatgTCAATGTTGCCATATCACTCTAAACATATTCACGTGATAACGTTTCACGTTACACATTCAATATTCTTTACAACCTAGTTCACCATTTATTCCGCTCCATACAGCCTAGTTCACAATTCATTTTGAATCTATGTTCTCTTATACCGGCGAGGATTGCAACAGTATTAAAGACAGTACTTACTTGACAATAATAATTAGCAATTATTTCATGATTTATAAATCATCTGAATAGaattatatgtaatatttCATAGAAATACAAAATCAGCTAAGGTAATGTAGCGTCTGTAACATAATTATACGCAAAAAGTAATTGCCCAACAACTTTTCTTTACACTTTACAGAACACACCCAGTCTCTGTAACCATTTCATCGGCTTTTAGAACGAACTTTGACTGTGTTTCTGAAGTTTTCAAAAAGTCGACTGATATAAAGTTTCTTACTTGTCACTATCAATACATTAACGTTACTTGTATAGTactgtaattattataaacagaattttacaaaatggtaagtattaaactttattttgATATATAATTGTTCATTATTGTGGTATTTATGAATATGGTTATTGAAGAGGTTACCTTTAAATTGCATTGTCATGCACATAAAGGAtttcttaaataatattaagtttgagtttacatttaaattaattgatgtaattttaatatccATTAATTGTAGAATTATTTGAGATATTACACAATCTGactaaagaataaaaattaccaaacataaataaaaaagaaatcctGTGTCATGAAAATActataacaaaatttttaaatgtaaaaagCTTCAGTACTTAAATATGAAAtgcatatttaattaatattattgctTACAGGCACGTAGATATGATACACGTACAACAATCTTTTCTCCAGAGGGTCGTCTTTACCAAGTAGAATATGCTATGGAAGCTATAAGCCATGCAGGTACCTGTGTTGGTATTTTAGCCACTGATGGTGTACTGCTGGTAGCTGAAAGACGCAATACAAATAAACTTTTAGATGAACTACACTATTCTGAAAAAATTTACAAacttaataatgatattgtgtGTTGTGTGGCTGGTATCACTTCTGATGCTAATGTATTAACAAATGAATTACGTCTAATCGCACAAcgttatttattacaatatggAGAACCAAT from Osmia bicornis bicornis chromosome 15, iOsmBic2.1, whole genome shotgun sequence includes the following:
- the LOC114876476 gene encoding uncharacterized protein LOC114876476; translation: MNGIESYVTCPFNESHRILRARFQTHLVKCSKNYPKHMKDVCPFDATHRLVPEEFEHHLTVCPSSGNVQCYQNILGPEQNVGTVSIQQACDLQTTVDDVEDWSGNNPSYNPFAASEKKNVLRIPIAMSKSEKKKFKLYERQRLSSLENNINKNRNDTCAFEQKKEREGPLRTPKHAPAAVFHDASTSTDNIVLQMKNISIDKNNETSVNKNSTLNNNDSGKDNKNASIDTLVNDIGSITNQKNSFQFEQKENMSIKKTCANASEKKDLKANNILPKLIKHYTFEQQRLNVQNGILYGEPKKVSTGRGFILACKRSNPNTSKKQEEYENSKSSNSPSDYEDD